In Lysobacterales bacterium, the sequence CACTGCTCGCCTGCGCGGCGGGGCGCAGCTTGCCGGCGTCCATGCCGTAGAGCGTGCCGCGGACCTCGAAGCGGCTCTCGGCACCGACGCGCAGCGGAAAGCTCATCGCCAGTGATCCGTCGTCGCTGCGCACGGCCTTGGCACCACCCGCGAACTGCGCGCGCGGCACGCTGGAGGCGAATGCGGTCGTGGCGTCGCGCTGCACGCTTGCGCCCTTGGCCGAGGCGAAGGCATGCACTTCCCACAGGCCCGGGCCGGCGCCGGCGAGCGCATCGTGGGCGACTTCGGCGACATAGCGACCGTCGCTGCCGCGCTTGAAGGCGAGGTCGAACGAAGCACCGTTCGGAGCCGTCACCATGCCGTCGATCGAATCGACTGCCTCGTTGGCATTGAGGCTGGCAAACACCTTGTAGGTCTGTCCGTGGCTGGCGACGATACGGTCCATGCTGAGGCGCAGCATTTCGCTGCTGTCCGGCTCGAACACATGCACCAGGTAATCCTGCGCCGCCTTCGGCAGCGACAGCGAAATCGTACCCGGGGCGATGTCGCTCTTGAGCTGGAATGCCAGCGTGCCGTCCGGGAAGTCGGTGCCGGCCATCTTCAGTTCGGCGTCGTCGGCGGCATTGGCCATCGCGGCGCGGCCCTGGATCGCTTTGCCGGCTGCGGTAATGACGATGTCGTCGGTGCTGAGCGGGTGCGCGGCCTTGGCATCGGCGCCGACCGGCGACAGACGGATCAGTGCGCCGCGGGAAGTCGTGTGCAGGGTCGTGCCCTTGGCCAGTTCGGCGCCGGGCACGCGCGTCCAGTATTCCTTGCTCTCGCGCACGAAGGGTTGCTGCGGCGCGATTTTCTGGTCGGCCGGAAGCACCCAGCTGAAGTGCACCGGCTGCGTCTCCATCTGCGCGCCCGGGAGCGGCGCGGCCTTGGCGGTGACCAGCGTGGTCGCGATGATGTCACCCGCATCGGGTTGGATGGTGAGGTCGGTTTCCATGCGCGCGGCCGCGGCGGTACCGCTGAGCGCGAAGGCGAGGGCAATCGAGAGAATGGTCTTGGTGTTCATGGGCTGCTCCGATGCTCAAACGTCGTTGCGCAAGATCACGTCGAGGCCGAAGCACTTGCGACGGCTCTGGTTGTGCGACAGCGGCTCCGACCCGGCCATGCGGCTGGTGTCGTAGAACCAGACGCGGCCGGCCGCGGCCTGGCTGGTGCAGTTGAGAAACCCGTCGGAACAGGAGTTCAGCCAGTTCTGCGTGGTTTCCAGCCCGAGGTTCTCGGTGTAGCCGCCGCAGTACGAATCGCCATCGAAGGGCGAGGAGTCGACATCGGTGCCAACCACCGACCAGAAGCCTTTCGGCAGCGCCGGACGGCCCGAGGTGCCATACAAATTGTTGGCGTTGTAAGTCGCCATCCAGCTGCTCTGCTGCATGCGCACTGCGTCATTCTTGTAGCCCATCAGCCAGCCGAGCGCAGACTCGAAGACGTTGCCGGCCATCACCGCGTCGGCCAGCGGCGTGCCCGCGGACGAGGGCGCCAGCGCGTTGACCCAGCGGATCTTGGAGATGATGTTCGGGTAGCGGCTGTCGTAGGTCGGGTTCGACAGGATCCAGCGCATGACGTTGCCGCCGTTGCTGTGCGTGATCACGACCATGTCGGTGATGCCCTTGCTGCTGATGAAGCTGCTGAGCTGGCCGGCCAGGCAGCCAGCGGCACCCGAAGTCCACATGTACTGGGTGAAGTCGCAGTTGATGACCGTGTAGTTCGCGGTATTCGGCAGTCCCTGGCGCACGGAATTGACCATCTCCGAGGTCCAGTAGTCGGCCAGCGCATTGGTCTGCTTGCCGGTGCCATGGACAAAGGCGACCCCGGTATTGGCTTGCGCGGCGAGCGCGCACAGGCCCAGCAAGATGCAGGCAAGAAGCTTTCGCACGATGTCCTCCCGTTCGAATTGCGTGGACGCGCTGTCACCAGTCGCGGGTCGGCAGTCCCTGTCGCCCGTCGCGGTCGCGTTCGTCGGATTCGAGTGCGGCGAGGTCCTCCCCCTGTCACCGCGGCACGAATGAAAGCAGACAAAATCCCCGTGTCGGGGGTTCGATTCCCTCCCTGGCCACCATTTTCAGAGAAGGGCTGCGAGCGATCGCGGCCCTTTTTTCAGGCCTGTCTTGAGACAGGCAAGAATGACACAACAGCCCCATCCCGTTTTGTGTGGTCGCATCGCAGACGATTGCCGGGTCCATCACCGCGCGCGTGCTGGGGGCGGGCGCAGGCGCAGCAGCAGGCCTTGGGTTTCGGTGAGGAGGTAGAGGGCGCCGTCGGGGCCTTGGCGGACGTCGCGGATGCGGTCTTTGCGGTTGGCGAGCAGGCGTTCTTCGTGGACGACCTTGCCGTGCTTGAGTTCGAGGCGGGCGAGCAGGGTGAATTTCAGGGCGCCGACGAACAGGTGGCCGTTCCAGGCGCCAGCGGCCGGGGTAGTGAGGAAGGCCATGCCGCTCGGTGCGATCGAGGGCGTCCACTGGTGCAGCGGCTGTTCCATGCCGGGCTTGGCCGTGCCTTCGCCGATTTTCGGGCCGTAGTATTCGCGGCCGTAGGTGATCACCGGCCAGCCGTAGTTCGCGCCCTTGCGGATGAGGTTGATCTCGTCGCCGCCGCGCGGGCCGTGTTCGTGTTCGAACAATTCACCGGTGATGGGATGCCGCGTCAGGCCCTGCGGGTTGCGATGGCCGTAGCTCCATACCGACGGATCGGCGCCGGCGCGGCCGACGAAGGGGTTGTCCTTGGGCACGGTGCCGTCGCGGGCGATGCGGATGATCTTGCCGTAGGTCTTGTCGAGTTGCTGGGCGCGATCGCGATGGTCGCCGCGTTCGCCGACGCTGGCGTAGAGGAAGCCATCGCGGCCGATGACGATGCGCGAGCCGAAGTGCTGGCCGCCGTCGTATCCCGGGTGCTGCCGGAACAGTACGCGCAGGTTTGCCAGCGTGCCCCGTTCCAGTCGCGCGCTGGCGATGGCGGTGTGCGCGCCATCCGCTGCCGGAGCGGCATAGGAGAAATACAGCGTGCGATTGCTGGCGAAGTCGGGATCGAGCACCACGTCGAGCAGGCCGCCCTGGCCGATGGCGTAGACCTCGGGTACACCGGCCAGCGGCGCGCCGATGCGTCCGTCCGGCTCGATGATGCGCATCGTGCCGCCGCGTTCGGTGATCAGGAACCGGCCGTCCGGCAGGAACGCCAACGCCCAGGGACTGATCAGGCCGCGCGCGATGGTGCGGATCTCGACCGGGCCGAGTTCGCTGTCGATCATTTCGGCTGGCGCCGCGTGCGCCGACAGCGACGCGAGCGACAGCAGGATCAGAATGCGCATGCGCCGTCTCCTTCCGCGAGGTGTCGAGCATAGCCGCGGCGGATTGCGTCGCGCGCCGCGCCTCGCCATGCTCGCCGCATCAGGCGAGGGCGACGATGAACGGGTTTCCACAGAACGAACGGATCACGCGTTTCTACGCGGCGTTTCGGGATCTCGATGGCGCAGCGATGCAGGCGGCCTACGCGGCCGATGCCGAGTTCGAGGACGAAGTGTTCACGCTGCGCGGTCGTGAGGAAATCGGCGCGATGTGGCGCATGTTGTGCACGGCGGTGGACGACAAGGGCCGCGCTGACTGGAAGCTCGAGTTCAACGGCATCGACTGCGACGACGAAGTCGGCGTCGCACACTGGGAACCGACCTATCGCTTCAGTGCCACCGGTCGCATCGTGCACAACATCATCGACGCCGAGTTCGCGTTCGACCGCGACGGCCTGATCCTCAAGCACCGCGACCGCTTCGATTTCTGGCGCTGGTCACGCCAGGCGCTTGGGGTACCCGGCGTGCTGCTCGGCTGGTCGCCGCTGTTGCGCAACAAGGTGCGCGCGCAGGCGGCCGTCAATCTGGCGCGGTTCCGCGCCGCTCAGCCCGCGAACGCGACCAGCGCGATCAGGTAGCCGGCGTAGGCGGCGAGCAGAAAGGCGCCATTGCCGCGGGTCAGGCGCATGTCCCACAGGGCCAGTGGCCAGAGCAGCACCGAGAGCGCGATCAGCGCCGGCAGATCCAGCACGCGCAGCGTGGGCGCGGTGGCCGGGATCGGCTGCACCAGCGCCGTGGCGCCGAGGATGAACAGCACGTTGTAGAGGTTCGAGCCGATGACGTTGCCGATCGCGATGTCGCTTTGGCCACGACGCGCGGCGGCGATCGAGGAAGCGATCTCGGGTGCCGAGGTGCCGACGGCGACCACGGTCAGACCGATCACCAGATCGGACAGTCCCCACAGTTTGGCCAGTGTCACCGCTGCATCGACCGCGACCTTGGCGCCGAGCATCAACAGGACCAGTCCGCCGACCACCAGCGCGAGGGTGAGCCAGAGTGCGTGCGGCAGCTTCGGCTCGTTTGCCGCGAACTCCTGCTGCACCAGCGCCGGTTCGGCACGCGCCGAGCGGATCAGGAAGGCCATGAAGCCGACGAAACCGGCGAGCAGCACGAAGCCGTCCATGCGACTGACGACGCCGTTCCAGACCATTGCGAACAGCGCCAGGTGCAGCACGATCATCGCCGGCAGTTCCACCTGCAGCAGCCGCAGGCGGATGGCGAGCGGTGCGACCAGCGCCGACAGCCCGAGGATCAGTCCGATGTTGGCGATGTTGGAACCGACCACGTTGCCGAGCGCGATGTCGGTGTTGCCCTTGATCGCCGCACCCAGCGTGACGGACAGTTCCGGTGCCGAGGTGCCGAACCCGACCACCACGAGACCGATGATGAAATGGCTGATGCCGAAGCGCTCGGCCAGACCCGACGCGCCGCGCACGAACCAATCGGCGCCGAGCGCGAGGATGGCCACGCCAATGGCGAACAGGAACAGTTGCAGTGTCATGGGCTCCGCATCCGATGGCGGTCAGTGTTCGGTAACGCTGCATCGCGTTGCGCAATGCGGTCGCCGGCGGCATCGACTACGTTCTGCGGCAGCTTGATCCGCGCGACTGGCGGACTGCCGATTTCGAGGCAGACGGCGCGATGCCAGAGGAAGGCGACCGCATCTCCGCTCCGGATCTCTGCCCACGGTATGAGGAGTTGCTCATGGCCAATCCGGAAGAAGAACAGGACCGAAAGATAGAGGCCCTCGTCAGCGACATGCGCATTCGGGCAGTGCTTGTAGGAGACGATGCCGACCGAACCATTGACCCAACGAAACACCGTGCCGCGCGGCTCTTTTTCGGTTGCGTAATTCTCCGCCAGTTTCCGCCAGCCGCTGACGAATGCCAGCAGCAGCACGATTGCGCACCAAAACATCGGAAACACGACGAGAAACAATCCGATGATCAGCATGTGGAGGAAAGTCTGTTCGGTCATGAGAGCAGCTTGTTCATGTGACGACGCGCGGCGGTTGCGGCAGGGCAGGTCGAACGCATTGGACAACCGCTCGAAACGGGGTGCACTGCCGACCTCGCCGCAGCCCCGGCACGACCGATTCCAGCGTTCGCTTTCAGTTCATTCGGAGTCGTCATCGCGATCTCGGCGGAACAGATAGCGGCGAACTTCCGCGTACTCGCCGGATGCACCTCGCACGACCTGTACGACGGCAATCCTGTTCCGCGTGATCTCCGCAACTTGCCCAGAGTTCTCGCCGACGAACTCGCCTGGGCGAATAATGTGTACGCGGCCGGTATGGTCGACGAGGCGTGCACGATTACCGTCTGATGTCTTCTCGAACTCCACGTAGTCCAGACAGCCGATGCTCATGGTCTCGTGCAAGGGCCCGAAAGAGCCGGGACCATCGATGTCTGCACGCGTAGGCGGTTGATTCTCGACCAGGACCATGCACGCTTCGTCGGACGCGGCCGAAGTCCGGGTCAACAGAAGAGCGAGCAGTACGGCAGCAGCCTTCATGAACGTCTGACCTCGACCCGGGGAGAACTGCGGAACAGATGTGGCGAGTCTGTGAGAGCCGCGGCAGCTGGTCAAGAATGCCCGCGGCCACTTGGTTTCCGTCTGGAGTGGGTCGCGTTCAATCGAGCACCGCGATCGCCTCGGACAGACGCTCGACGGCGATGATGCGGATGCCGGCCGGCGGTTTTTTCGGGGCGTTGGCTTTCGGCACGACGATGCGCTCGAAGCCGTGCGAGGCGGCTTCGCGGATGCGTTCCTCGCCGTTCGGGACCGGGCGAATTTCGCCGGCGAGGCCGACTTCGCCGAAGACGGCGAGGTGCGGTCCGAGCGGGCGGTTGCGGAAGCTCGACAACGCCGCCAGCAACACCGGCAGATCGGCCGCGGTTTCCTGCACGCGGATGCCGCCGACCACGTTCACGAACACGTCCTGGTCGTAGAGCGCGAAGCCGCCGTGCTTGTGCAGCACCGCGAGCAGCATCGCCAAGCGGTTCTGCTCGAGGCCGAGCGCGACGCGGCGCGGATTCGCGAGCGGCGACTGGTCGACCAGCGCCTGCACCTCGACCAGCAACGGCCGCGTGCCTTCGCGCGTGACCATGATGGCGCTGCCCGGGGTCGGTTCGCCGTGGTTCGAGAGGAAGATCGCGGACGGGTTGGGCACCTCGCGCAGGCCCTTGTCGCCCATCGCGAACACGCCCAGTTCGTTGACCGCGCCGAAGCGGTTCTTGAACGCGCGCAGCACGCGGAAGCGGCTGCCGGAATCGCCCTCGAAATACAGCACCGCATCGACCATGTGCTCGAGCACGCGCGGGCCGGCGATGCCGCCTTCCTTGGTCACGTGGCCGATCAGGAACACCGCGCAGCCCACTTCCTTGGCGTAGCGCACCAGGCGTGCCGCCGATTCGCGTACCTGCGACACCGAACCGGGCGCCGACTCGACCTGGTCCGAGTACATGGTCTGGATCGAGTCGATCACCAGGAAGTCGGGCTTCTGCGCGACCGCGGTGTCGAGGATGCGCTCGATGCCGGTATCGGCGAGCGCGTCGATCGCTGCGAGCGGCAGGCCAAGTCGGCGTGCGCGTGCAGCGACCTGGCCCAGGCTCTCCTCGCCGGTCACGTACAGCGTCTTTGAGCGCCCGGCGAGCGAGGCCAATGCCTGCAGCACCAGCGTCGACTTGCCGATGCCGGGATCGCCGCCGATCAGCACCACCGAGCCGCGCACCAGCCCGCCGCCGAGCACGCGGTCGAGTTCACCGATGCCGATCAGGGTGCGTTGCTCTTCCGACTCCGACACCTTCGCCAGCGCAGTGACCAGCGCGCTGCCTGCCCCCGCATAGCCGCCGCGCGCCTCCTGCTTCGACGCCTTGCCCGCGGCCAGTCGAAATTCGGACAGCGTGTTCCAGGCATTGCATTCGCCGCACTGGCCCTGCCACTTCGAGTACTCGGCACCGCAGTCGTTGCAGACGTAGGCGGTCTTGGCTTTGGCCATCAGTTACCTCGCTTCGAGTTGCGCGGGTCGGGCTATCGCGTCCGTCACTGGCGGCCTCGCTCGGTTGCCGTTATGCATGCCGCCCATGTGGACGATGCTCGGCGACGCAACTCCGCAAAGGGCTGAAGTCGGGCACCGATCGGCCCGAAACACCAGCCCATCAGGCCGTGCGTATCCGCCTGCGGCAGTTCGATCACGAGCTTGTCGAAGTCGTCTGCGGCCAGCGCTTGGCGAACGCATGCCACGATCCGCCGATAGGCTCGACGATAACCTTCCGCCATGCCTTCGCGCCGGTCAAGATGCAACACCTGCACCGTGACCTCCCCCTTGGGCGAGGGCGCGCCGCTGGCCGCGTCATATCGAGCAGTGAGATTGCCCGTGTCCGGATCGAAGTCCAGACATTGCCAAGGATCTTCGGCACTGGGGTCCACCAGCAAGGGCTCACCGGCCCTTGAAAGCGGGAACCGATCGCCCTTGAATCGCCCGCACTCGGTGCAGCACAGCAGCATGTTGGGCCAGGCGAACGTGCGATCCGGATAGCGGGACTTGGGCCAGAAGTGTTCGATGTCGCTGCCATGCGAGTCCACGCAATACATGCAGTGTTCACCTGCACCCGCCATTTCCCGAAGTGTGCGAAAGACCGTGGCCATGGCTTTCGTCTGACGCGCAGCGCGCCATGTGTTTTCGGCATTCGCGCCGCGCTCAGTTGCCAGCGATTGACGGCGCTCAAGGTAAGCGCGAGTGCCAGCGGGCAACTCACGGCGTTGCACGTGACGCACGGCTACAGATCCTCGTCGGCCTGAGCGAACAGCTGCAGCTGTGCCACCAGGTTACGCTCGACCTTGCTCAGTTTTGCGCCGGACCGCTCCTTCGACTTGAGCTTCGCGTATTTTGCCCGGGCATGCACCGCGCGGGGTGAGCGCGTGTTCTGCAGCCCGAATGCCGATGTCAGCAGAATGGTATCGGGCCGTGAGGCAATGACCTTGCGGTACTCGTCATCACTCAAGGCATGTGGACGGTCGGTGCTGCCCGGTTCAGGCAGCACGAACAGCCCGTTTGGGTCGGCCGCCTGGCAGATGATGGGACTGTGCGTAGTCACGAGAAACTGGACGTTCGGGAAGTGCTGCTTGAGCCAGAAGCCGATCTCACGTTGCCACTCGGGATGCAGGTGGGCGTCGATTTCGTCGATCAGGACGACGCCACTCCGCTTGAAGAACAGTCTGCCTTCGGCGTCGCGTCCGGTGAGGTCAGATAGGCCGTATACGCTGATCAGGTGGCGCAGGATGTCTGCCATCAGGGCAAGCGCGGCGCGGTAACCGTCGCTCATCTCGCCCCAGGACAACTGGAGCCCGTTCCGATCCTTGAGCCAGAGTCCATCGGAATCGATGCGGTCCACGGTAATCTGGTTCGGCATCAGTTCATCACGTAGCACCTCCAGGATGAGGTCGCGCTGCTCCCTGGCCTCCTTGGCTCCAGATCGGTCTTCCAGCGACTTGTGGCTGATCGTGCGCAGCCATTGGTCCACCTCGGCCAGCGAGGCCGCCTCCTGGAACATCGTGACGAACCGCTCGGTTGCCGGCGCGACCATCTGGCGCATGGCCTCGGGTGAAGCGCCAAATACGCGCCGGAACGGGCCATAACCGCAGGAGAACCATCCCTTGGCTTCCGGCGACCAAACCGTGCGTTGCGGGGTGGAGTAGTTCTTGCGGCTGACACCGCTGGGTGTTTCAGCCTCGATCTGCGGCTCTTTCTGACCGTTCTTCAACACGATTCGGGCATGAAATGCCTTCTCGGGCAGGCGCCCGCCCTCGGTCAGATAGTCGTCCTTCTCGACGCGGACGATTCCGAGTTCTACCGCAGCTTCGTGCTGGCCATGCCGAATCCAGCGATGAAAGCTCGGCTGCAGCGAGCGCGCCGTATCCCGGCCGGTCAGTCCGATGGCGATCGCCTTGAGCAGGGTGCTCTTGCCAGAACCGTTGTCGCCGGTGAAAACGGTCCAGCCAGCGAAACTGCCGTCCGGGCGCGTGAAATCAAAGCTGAGATCCGCGAATCCGCGGATGTCCGTTAGCGTCGCTTTGCTGATGTACACAGATCGAGCCTCCGGAAGAGCAATGTTCAACGATCGCCGTTAGGGCCAAGAGTAGCGCCACCAGACATTGATCCTGCGGCGAAATTGGAATTTTCAGTGTGGCATTTGGCCGGCGCAAGGCGACGAATCGAGCGGGCAAACGGTCAGTGTTCGTCTTCCAGAAACATCACGCGGCGGGTGACGCCGCAGGTGAGTTCATAGCTGATGGTGCCGGCGGCGGTGGCGATGCGTTCGACCGGGAGTTCGGGTCCCCACAGCAGGACGCGGTCGTTGATCTTCGCGTCCGCGTGCTGGCGCAGGTCGATCGTCATCAGGTCCATCGAGACGCGGCCGATGATCGGCGCGCTGCGGCCGTGCAGGAGCACGGGCGTGCCGCCGGGCGCGCTGCGCGGGTAGCCGTCGCCGTAGCCGATCGCGACCACGCCTACGTCCATGTCTTCCGGGCATTCGTAGCTGCCGCCATAGCCGACGCGTTCGCCGCGACCGACGCGATTGATCGCGATCAGCTTGCTCGACAGGCTCATCGCCGGGCGCAGGCCGTCGTCGGCGCCGCAGCGCTCGTGCTCGACGCTGAGTCCGTACAGCGCACCGCCGGCGCGGACCCAGTCCGCGTGCGCGTCCGGGCAGTGCACGATGGCGGCGGAATTGGCGATCGAGCGTGCCGCGTGGGCATGTGCGGTGGCCAGCCGGAAGTGTCCGAGCTGGATCGCGGTGGCCGCTTGCGCGGGTTCGTCGGAACTGGCGAAGTGGCTCATCACCACGATCTCGGCATGCACGTTCGGCAGCGCGCGCAGTTCGGCGAGCAGGGCATCGGTGCGCGTCGGATCGAAGCCGAGCCGGTGCATGCCGGTGTCGAGCTTGAGCCAGACGCGCAACGGACGCGGGTCGCGGTCGGCGCGGAGCAGGGCCAGTTGGTGGTCGTGGTGGACGACGATGTCGAGGTCGAGCCGGCGCACTTCCAGCAGATCGCCGGCCTCATCGATGCCGGCCAGCACGACGATGCGGTGGCGGATGCCGGCGGCGCGCAGGCGCTGGCCGTCGGCGATGGCGGCGACGCCGAAGGCATCGGCACCGGACAATGCGCGCGCCACGCGCTCGAGCCCGTGGCCGTAGCCATCGGCCTTGATCACGGCCATCACCCGACTGTGCGGCGCCAGTGTGCGCACCCGCGCCAGATTGTGCTGCAACGCGCCGAGGTGGATCGTCGCGAAGGCCGATCGACTCACTCGAAGCTCCCGGCGAAACCGGCGGAGGCGTGGTTCTCGAACTTGGTGTAGTGACCGAGGAAGGTGAGCTTGACGCTGCCGGTAGGGCCGTTGCGCTGCTTGCCGATGATGATTTCGGCGAGGCCCTTGTCCGGCGATTCCTTGTTGTAGTAATCGTCGCGGTAGATGAACACGATCACGTCGGCGTCTTGCTCGATCGCGCCGGACTCGCGCAGGTCGGCCATCACCGGGCGCTTGTCGGTGCGCTGTTCAAGCGAGCGGTTGAGCTGCGACAGCGCGATCACCGGCACGTTCAGTTCCTTGGCCAGCGCCTTCAGGCTGCGCGAGATCTCCGAGATTTCGGTGGCGCGGTTTTCACGCGTGCCGGGCACCGCCATCAGCTGCAGGTAGTCGATCACGATCAAGCCGAGGTCGTGTTCGCGCTTGAGGCGCCGCGCGCGGGCGCGCAGCTCGCCCGGCGACAGCGACGGCGTGTCGTCGATGAAAATCTTGGCGTCCTTGAGCAGGGTGATCGCCGAACTCACCCGTGGCCAGTCGGCATCTTCGAGTTCGCCGGTGCGCAGATGCTGCTGGTTGATGCGGCCGAGCGAGGAAATCAGACGAAACGCCAGCTGCGACGCCGACATTTCCATCGAAAACACCGCCACCGCCTTCTTGCCCTTGATCGCCGCGTACTCGGCCATGTTCAGCGCCAGGGCAGTGTTGTGCACGCAGATGTCATTGGCGACGAAGTTGTGGGTGGCGGGTACGGTCAAGTCGTACACCTGCTTGTCGCCGAGCGGCGTGATCCGTTCGATGCGGTCCCAGAACACGTCGGAGTGCGCGAGCGCCATCAGTTCGGGTGCGTCGAGGACCATCGCGATCGCGGCCAGGTGCGGGCGCGTCAGCGCGCGACGACCGACATGGCTGTTGGAATCGTTGTAGCCGGCGCGGCGTGCGAGCTCGGCCCAGCTCATTGCACCCTTGGCCGCTGCAATCTGCTGCCAGATGCTGGCCGGGATCAGGTCGACATTGCTGCGCTGGTTGCGGCCAAGCAGGGCGGTGCGAACCCGCGCGATGGCGGCGGCTTTGCCGTGGATGCCGATGGCGTCCACGAACTGCGCCAGCGACCCGGCATCGGTAATTTCGAGCTGCCAGCTCGAGCGGCGCGCGTCGCGATAGCGCACCCAGCGCTGGCGAAGCTTGGCGACGATCCCGAAACGCAGCAGCAGGTGCTGGATTTGGCGCGCCAGCTTTTCGCTGACGCTGGCATAGCCGACCTGCGGCTGGCCGCTGCTGAGCACGCTCGCCCAGCCGTCGGTCGCGAACAGCCGGTTCAGGAACAGCGCGAGCTGTTCGCGCTGCAGTCGGAACACCGGCGCCGGCACGAATTTGCCGTGCGCCGACGGGCGCTCCAGGCCGAGTTGGCGCAGCCACAGCGTCAGCGCATTCGGCGTGTTGTGGCGGGCGGCCTGCGCCGTGGAAACATCCCAGTCGAGCAGTGCGCCCAGTCGTTCCGCAGTGGCCGCGTTCGGCACCGTGCGCGCCTGCATGCAGTGCGTGACGCTGGCCGCGCTCACGCCGACCGCGTGCGCCAGTTGCCGCTGCGGCAATGCTTGTGCCGCGAGCGCTTGCTGCAATCCCGCGGCGAAAGTGCGACGTTTTTCAATCACGCATTCGCTGTCGGCGCAGATGCGCCAGGTCGGTGTGCGGATGCGTTCGTGCGCGTGCTCCGGCGACGCCCGGACGCCGCCGAACTCGGCGACGCTGGCGACGAAGTCCGCAGCGATGTCCGGGTTGCCATCGGTGAAGCGCGGCGTGCTGCCGGTGAGGCCGCCGTCGCCGATCAGGTAGGCGAGCAGCTTGACCTCGCACTCCCGCCAGATTGCATCGCCAAAGGTATTCAGTACCCGTGGCACGGCGATCCAGTCGCCGGCCTGCAGTTCGGCGAGCGGCTTCCATCCCTCCGGTGTGAGGAAAGGATGCGGCAGCGTCGTCTCGACCCTGCGACCGAGCCGCGTGCCGACTTCGAACACCGGTTTCATGCCGTCGTCGATGTAGTCGCTGGGCAGCGTGCGGTGCAGCCGGAAATCGTCGCCTAGCGTGGCGAGGCCGGTATCGCGACGCGCAACGATTTCGGCCATGGTGACGATGCTGCCGTCGTCGGCAACCAGTTCGGCATCGTGCGACAGGCACTTTCCCATCGACGGTCTCGCCGCGAGGATGATCAGGTCGGAGGGCTGCAGACCGGCGGTCATCTCGTCGAAGTCGCGCAGTCCGGTGGCGATGCCGGTGACCGCGCCGCGGTTCTCGTAGCGGTGCTGCAGTTGCGCGAAGGCTTCCTTGACTGCCGCGCCCATGGTGACGAAGCCCTTGCGCCCGCGCGCGCCGGCCTCGGCGATGCGGAACACCTTTTGCTCGGCGGTTTCCAGCAGTTCGTGGCTGGAGCGGCCCTCGGGCACGAAGGCGTCGCCGGCGATCTCGGTGCCGGCGTCGATCAGCTGTCGCAGCACCGACTTCTCGCGAACGATATCGGCATAGGAGACGATGTTCGCCGCGGACGGCGTGGTGTTGGCGAGCTCCAGGATGTAGCGCGATCCGCCGACCAGTTCG encodes:
- a CDS encoding DUF4785 family protein, whose product is MNTKTILSIALAFALSGTAAAARMETDLTIQPDAGDIIATTLVTAKAAPLPGAQMETQPVHFSWVLPADQKIAPQQPFVRESKEYWTRVPGAELAKGTTLHTTSRGALIRLSPVGADAKAAHPLSTDDIVITAAGKAIQGRAAMANAADDAELKMAGTDFPDGTLAFQLKSDIAPGTISLSLPKAAQDYLVHVFEPDSSEMLRLSMDRIVASHGQTYKVFASLNANEAVDSIDGMVTAPNGASFDLAFKRGSDGRYVAEVAHDALAGAGPGLWEVHAFASAKGASVQRDATTAFASSVPRAQFAGGAKAVRSDDGSLAMSFPLRVGAESRFEVRGTLYGMDAGKLRPAAQASSAAVLKPGAGDLQLVFDAATMAKAGVTGPFQIRDLTLVDQADLSTVELRRTGVRVDR
- a CDS encoding PQQ-dependent sugar dehydrogenase, which gives rise to MRILILLSLASLSAHAAPAEMIDSELGPVEIRTIARGLISPWALAFLPDGRFLITERGGTMRIIEPDGRIGAPLAGVPEVYAIGQGGLLDVVLDPDFASNRTLYFSYAAPAADGAHTAIASARLERGTLANLRVLFRQHPGYDGGQHFGSRIVIGRDGFLYASVGERGDHRDRAQQLDKTYGKIIRIARDGTVPKDNPFVGRAGADPSVWSYGHRNPQGLTRHPITGELFEHEHGPRGGDEINLIRKGANYGWPVITYGREYYGPKIGEGTAKPGMEQPLHQWTPSIAPSGMAFLTTPAAGAWNGHLFVGALKFTLLARLELKHGKVVHEERLLANRKDRIRDVRQGPDGALYLLTETQGLLLRLRPPPARAR
- a CDS encoding nuclear transport factor 2 family protein, coding for MNGFPQNERITRFYAAFRDLDGAAMQAAYAADAEFEDEVFTLRGREEIGAMWRMLCTAVDDKGRADWKLEFNGIDCDDEVGVAHWEPTYRFSATGRIVHNIIDAEFAFDRDGLILKHRDRFDFWRWSRQALGVPGVLLGWSPLLRNKVRAQAAVNLARFRAAQPANATSAIR
- a CDS encoding calcium/sodium antiporter — its product is MTLQLFLFAIGVAILALGADWFVRGASGLAERFGISHFIIGLVVVGFGTSAPELSVTLGAAIKGNTDIALGNVVGSNIANIGLILGLSALVAPLAIRLRLLQVELPAMIVLHLALFAMVWNGVVSRMDGFVLLAGFVGFMAFLIRSARAEPALVQQEFAANEPKLPHALWLTLALVVGGLVLLMLGAKVAVDAAVTLAKLWGLSDLVIGLTVVAVGTSAPEIASSIAAARRGQSDIAIGNVIGSNLYNVLFILGATALVQPIPATAPTLRVLDLPALIALSVLLWPLALWDMRLTRGNGAFLLAAYAGYLIALVAFAG
- a CDS encoding pilus assembly protein PilP yields the protein MKAAAVLLALLLTRTSAASDEACMVLVENQPPTRADIDGPGSFGPLHETMSIGCLDYVEFEKTSDGNRARLVDHTGRVHIIRPGEFVGENSGQVAEITRNRIAVVQVVRGASGEYAEVRRYLFRRDRDDDSE
- the radA gene encoding DNA repair protein RadA; translated protein: MAKAKTAYVCNDCGAEYSKWQGQCGECNAWNTLSEFRLAAGKASKQEARGGYAGAGSALVTALAKVSESEEQRTLIGIGELDRVLGGGLVRGSVVLIGGDPGIGKSTLVLQALASLAGRSKTLYVTGEESLGQVAARARRLGLPLAAIDALADTGIERILDTAVAQKPDFLVIDSIQTMYSDQVESAPGSVSQVRESAARLVRYAKEVGCAVFLIGHVTKEGGIAGPRVLEHMVDAVLYFEGDSGSRFRVLRAFKNRFGAVNELGVFAMGDKGLREVPNPSAIFLSNHGEPTPGSAIMVTREGTRPLLVEVQALVDQSPLANPRRVALGLEQNRLAMLLAVLHKHGGFALYDQDVFVNVVGGIRVQETAADLPVLLAALSSFRNRPLGPHLAVFGEVGLAGEIRPVPNGEERIREAASHGFERIVVPKANAPKKPPAGIRIIAVERLSEAIAVLD
- a CDS encoding AAA family ATPase; protein product: MYISKATLTDIRGFADLSFDFTRPDGSFAGWTVFTGDNGSGKSTLLKAIAIGLTGRDTARSLQPSFHRWIRHGQHEAAVELGIVRVEKDDYLTEGGRLPEKAFHARIVLKNGQKEPQIEAETPSGVSRKNYSTPQRTVWSPEAKGWFSCGYGPFRRVFGASPEAMRQMVAPATERFVTMFQEAASLAEVDQWLRTISHKSLEDRSGAKEAREQRDLILEVLRDELMPNQITVDRIDSDGLWLKDRNGLQLSWGEMSDGYRAALALMADILRHLISVYGLSDLTGRDAEGRLFFKRSGVVLIDEIDAHLHPEWQREIGFWLKQHFPNVQFLVTTHSPIICQAADPNGLFVLPEPGSTDRPHALSDDEYRKVIASRPDTILLTSAFGLQNTRSPRAVHARAKYAKLKSKERSGAKLSKVERNLVAQLQLFAQADEDL